The genomic region AGGAGGAGCGCGGCGGCTGgggagtgagagtgagagtgggaGTGGGAATGGGACGGTGTGGTTTTGGATGGGGAAGTGTAGAGAGTGTAGAGTAAGCGAGGTGTGGAGGGTCTTGGAAAGCGAGCCATGGTGGTTggttgtttttggttttggggttttttttatttggaggtaaaaaccctaaacccaggGGTTTGTGTGACTGTGACTGTGTGTTGAAGGAAATGGACCAAATGGTAGTTAAGGGGTTTTAGATTGTAGGAGGAGATGGTTTTGAAGCGTGTCGGGTCAAATGGTCATATTGTAAcgggtttgagtttttttttttaattggagaTTTTCATTTCTCGTTGAAATTTTTgcataaatataatattatggGATAAGGATATTGTGTtgtgtccaaaaaaaaaaaatgtgatgtcTTAGGTGGATGTGATTGTAACCAAGaatccatgtttttttttttttttttcaataaaagataagaggttttttttttttggggtattaTTGTATGGTGTAAAGTTTTAGATGGAGAGTTTTTCTCCTAAAATGTTGTAAGTgaaaataatttctattttttgataaagtCGAACTATTTTGTAATAGAGTTATTGTGAGCTTATGACTAGTTAATATTATGagcatgtttttttaaaaaaatgttatgccaaaatttttgaatatatttatAGCATTTGGCAATTGGCAtactatttaaaatttgttgtaaaaatgtcaaagttttaaataaaattgagtgTATAAAACTGAAATAACCATAATAGTAACTAAATATgcctcataaaataaatataataactaaaaaataatttttcatctcaCTCATTGGTCATTACTCAATacataataatgtttttttttctttttaaatttgtatacTACGGAAAAATCACAAATAACAACCGTTCAAAAGAAgaatcaaattttttgaaatggccaattttaaatgacatgtaCATGTTCAGATTTGATTTGgggagtaaaaaataataaaaatgctCGAGCCAAAATAAGCTAAACACACAAAACATCCCAGCATggaaagagatttttttttttttggtactgaAATATGCATATGGTGCAAAATGGAATTTAAAACATTGCTACTTAAATTAACCAGTGGCCAATGGTAAACCTCATCTCCTTTAAGATTCATTTTATTGGTATATACTATATACTCAATCCTTCCTTCCCAAAAAGATGAAAGCATAAACATTGGGTACAACTCTACAATATCACTGTTACTGAACCAAATAAAGTCTCTTGTTACTAAAACCTCTCAAACCAAATGAGGTCTTCCATTGCCCACTAGAGCAGCAGCTAAAGCAAGATTTTTCTTGGGTATTGCCATGAAagcgcacacacacatagagaTTAAAATATGGTAAAACCAAATAGAATTTAACTAAAACTTCTGAACAATCAGCAACAATAGTCTGCCCAACAAAACTACACAGCCATGAATCATAGGGCTCTGATAAGTGATATAACCTTAGAGACAAGTCTATCTATAAATTGTTTTAAAGACCAACTGGAAATGCATGTGCTTAAAGGATTTTAGGCCTCCATCTCCTACGGAGAGAACATCTATAGCAGAGTCCAAGTTCAGCAAGAGCTTTATGGCCCAGTAACTTCAACCATTTCCTGTTCCACTGTGCTCGGCATAACTGGATAGTAGTGGTAATGAAGTTCTCCAACATCATCACCAGAGAGCTTTTTCCATCCATCAGGTCCCACATAATAAACTGATAAAAAGAACAAGTTCAAATTATACTGTGGTCATGGATTTGTggtgtttagagagagagagagaaagagagagagagagaaaagagagtacCACTAGCAACTCCACCACTGGCACCATCACGGAATGTTGCATGATAAATAGACCTTCTAGCCAACTCTGCAGCTTCTTCAATTGACATATCATACCGGTAACTGGTGTAAGCAGTGCCATAGAAAACAGAAATTTCAAATAAGTATACATTTGACTCAGAAATAAATCTGCCACAAACTGCAAGCTAATGGAAAAAGAAGGGGAGCGGGGagaggggggaaagaaaaaggcAGGGCTCAATCTGACTCAAAGCACACAGACTATGGAAAAATAGGATAAGGCAGCATGCTCCTATGATTATGGAAGTCATACAAGTACAAATTGACAAACTTGCATAAACAAAATGAGTGAAGCTGGCCTGTTCAGCCAAGTTCCTAAATAGTGGCATCCCCCATTGACACCACAATTCTCAGGCATCCTGTACACTGCATGCTATATAAATTGATCGAGTGCAGAATATGTAAAAACAAAGTGCCTACATTCTTGCCCGCAATTACAAAATTCTAGGAACTCTTTTGAATTTCAATACTTAGCCCACAATTCAGTCCTCCCATACATCCATAAACCTAAGCAAAAAGCAGGGAGGAGTTGGGAGGAAGCAGCAAATATGGGTGCCCAATAGCAAAATTCAAGTCCAAAAGGAAAGGATTTTCCCagtccttttattttatattttctttccttaataatatatgttttaattttttgctctAATATCTGATATTTCAAGGAAAGTAATACTACCTACTTCCAATCAATCTCATGCGAAATAAGGTCAAAAATGCAAAATCATTGTTTCCTTCAACAAAATTCAAGAAGACATTAGGCAATGTAAAATACTGGGGAAAGAACACACACCCATTGTCCAGGACACCATAAGCATAGGGTGAACCAGATCCAACTGAAAATCGTGTTCCTTTGAGCCTTCCTCCTTCACTGTCCACATAATATAGTCCAGGACCCTACAACCATAtagaaaatacaaattacaagAGTCTGATTAAAAGATAATGTGAAAACATGACATGACACAGTCGTATGTGTTTACCGTCTCATCCCATCCAGCAATCATGGTCCCAACAGACAGACCCATTCCACGATAAGAGTACAGAATGTTTGCCAACAGCTTTGATGCTCCTGTAACTGAAATTCTACGCTTGTTTGCCAATTCGTGCAATCGGCACTAAATAATGCCAAGAAAAGTGTCAATTAGGAAgtgacaaaagaagaaaaacacataATATTGGGTTTTAAAGGTACTTAAAAAATGGGCACTGCCTGTGATGACATATTCACACCAGGGCATGCCAGGCTATTTTCTATGGCTAGGCTATGGTCTCTTCAGTGGGCATTGGATCAGCCACCACTTAAATATTCAAGTAAAATGCCTAACTGACTTTGCATAAACAGTCAAATTAGAAGTGACTATTTAACAAATCAAATTATATTTCCTTTTTGGGagggattattattattatttctaccATTTCCATTATCCATCTTCGAAAAGAACTAAGGAATCAGTGTTatgatgaaaataaatgttctttttttgttagtcAAGATAATCCAGTATGTAGAAACCCTCACCACTACACCAATTTCTAGTTGCCTAATGTATATACAAAGCAATAAGACTTCACTATACTAAAAAGGTTCGCTTAACAAATTGGACTTTTCCTGATAACATCAACACTACAAAGCAGACAGCATAAAGCTAACGATACTAACTTATAACAATCGTTATACACTCACTGACTCAAATGATTTGAAGCCAACATGCCTGAAAAAATATGTTCTGAATCTGGGGAAAACAGCATAATCATTTTAATACATTACCTTAATGCCCAGATTTCTGTGCCAAAACTGACAGTCAGCAGCTCCTCCAGCCATAGTGCCAAGCATGTAAGGATTGATTTCAATGATTTTCTTTACAGACTGTGATGCTGATAAGATAAGGAAAGAAAGAGTAAGTGCAACATGACATTTCACATCCACTTTAGACAATGCAATTGAACACTAAGATTAATGTTACTTGCAACATTAATTAGTCAATTATCTCGAAAAGGAACTCATACATGCTATTCCAGTTAACTAACAAAggataatttataataccaaGCTAACTGTAAGCATGTTTGTGTAACTACATATATAAGCATGATCATCAACAAGAAGTCTAGTTTCTATATAGAAATTGATATGTACAAAATCAGCATCCAAAACccatatataattatatgcaagataggaaaaaagaaagaacagaaaTAACATACAGATATAGCCTCCCATGCTAGCTCGAGAATCAGCAGCAACCATGACACCCTCTTTGAATATGAATGCAAGCGTGGTGGTTCCCTTTGCTGGCTTCACCATCTGTATAGCCTCTTTCTGGAATCCATCAAActgaaacagaaaaaaaaaaaaaagtcaatattcAGCCAATAAAACTTCTACTTTTCTCTCATGTGAATAGAGAAATcagagaaaataacaaaacaacattTGAACTCACATTGATAGTATTAGGAAGCGCAAAAGATGGGGCAGCAGAAATCTCATCATGAATCCCACTGCTCAATGACCCAAAGAGCGGGGCAGTTGATTCAAGACCACTAGTATCAAGCTTCATGATTTTGTAAACTGAGAAACAATACACACAATTCACACAGCATAAGATCTACTGGTGGGGTTAGTTTATTGATAAATACAACAGATTTGAacctttttatcatcaaaccactAATGCACCAATTGGGTTTTTGGTCTCACCGGCATTCAAAcccagatcttttattcaacaaCAAGAGACTTTACTTTACCAGTTAAACAAACCCGACCCCATTATTGGTGGGGTTTAGTTGTAAAATTAATCAGTCAAATCAGAATAATACAACATAAAAAATCAAAGCTTAAGCAACCACCAGAAAAATActacaaacaacaacaacaaaaaaatgtcatgcaAGCTAAAATATAAGGTGGGTTTacaaaaatcaatttattttcacaaacccagaaattaaaaaCTCACAAGAACGAAACCCACAAAAGAAATTCTCAGATTCGAGacctaaaattttctttcttatattttctcCTCAAACAAGCATAGAGAGAACCTAAAAAAGCCACTATGAAAGCTCAAATTAAAATCACTGAGAGTAGAGATAATTGTAGCATTCttacctctctttttttttcttgatgaagaAGACAACGAAGACGAAGCAGAGAGCGAGAGAGACTGAAGaggatttaaaataaaatgtgaaggaaaaaagTGACGAGGTTTTCTTGTTCTTCAGGTTAGCATGTGAGAGAGTCTGAGTGAAACTAGGCCGGGCTTGGCTTACTGTGGAAAGTCTTTTGATAGGGCCACAGTGAATGGCAATGAAAATGGGCTTGGGGATTGGTCCACTTCATTTGTTTTTGAGGGGGGAATTGGgcctttttaatgaatttttgggCCTTGAACAAAATTAGGAAGTGGACTCAAGAGAAAGAGGGGGGAAAACGTGGGCTGAGCGTAAATTACTAATTTGCCCTTATGGTCACcaaattttcctctctttttttttttttttatcaaccaaacacaactcTCATAAAATTTCACTCTTCAAAACAGTAAGTCTAGAGATGCATCCAATTTTTTACACCTAACCAATATGTCAAGTTGTGGCGACCTTCTGCAGGATTAGGATGTGCAATGATGTGATCTGTAGGCAGACTGTGCAGTGTTGTGTGCATTATGCAATGTTGTCCTATCAAGTTATGTGCA from Castanea sativa cultivar Marrone di Chiusa Pesio chromosome 11, ASM4071231v1 harbors:
- the LOC142617354 gene encoding proteasome subunit beta type-5 yields the protein MKLDTSGLESTAPLFGSLSSGIHDEISAAPSFALPNTINFDGFQKEAIQMVKPAKGTTTLAFIFKEGVMVAADSRASMGGYISSQSVKKIIEINPYMLGTMAGGAADCQFWHRNLGIKCRLHELANKRRISVTGASKLLANILYSYRGMGLSVGTMIAGWDETGPGLYYVDSEGGRLKGTRFSVGSGSPYAYGVLDNGYRYDMSIEEAAELARRSIYHATFRDGASGGVASVYYVGPDGWKKLSGDDVGELHYHYYPVMPSTVEQEMVEVTGP